The Paramisgurnus dabryanus chromosome 3, PD_genome_1.1, whole genome shotgun sequence genome includes a window with the following:
- the gpr146 gene encoding probable G-protein coupled receptor 146 produces MIQKHRLDTFGSLAMWSCMVYNETDDSVDLRLCQDFGLILSVFSLVYLIVCFPVGLCYNALLVVVNLSNKVTMTMPDVYFVNIAIAGLVLNLVAPVELLGPKFTRWPMWEYNNETYITLLILFNISSLVIMYSTTLLSLDYYIERALPRTYMSSVYNTKHVCGFIWGGAVLTSFSSLLFYVCNHVSTKIIECSKMQNKEAADAIMMFIGYVVPAVAVLYAFVLILRIRKESTPLDQDSGRLDPSIHRLLLASVCVQFVLWTPYYMTLLVHTVAGAPARQHNTTYLFLRCLSELLAFFSSFAIPLMYRQMNKNFSHKLQRLLKRLHCRDQSCPHERSAIQQVVT; encoded by the coding sequence ATGATTCAGAAACACAGATTGGACACCTTTGGAAGTCTAGCAATGTGGAGCTGCATGGTTTACAACGAGACAGACGACAGCGTGGACCTCCGGCTCTGTCAGGACTTTGGACTCATTCTGTCAGTCTTCTCTCTGGTGTACCTCATTGTTTGCTTTCCTGTAGGCCTTTGCTACAATGCCTTGCTGGTGGTGGTCAACCTTTCCAACAAGGTTACCATGACCATGCCCGACGTCTACTTCGTAAACATAGCCATCGCCGGCCTGGTGCTCAACCTGGTGGCTCCGGTGGAACTCCTGGGTCCCAAATTTACTCGCTGGCCCATGTGGGAGTACAACAACGAGACCTACATCACCCTCCTGATCCTCTTTAACATTTCCTCCCTGGTCATTATGTACTCCACAACGCTGCTCAGTCTGGACTACTACATCGAGCGGGCTCTTCCGCGCACCTACATGTCCAGCGTTTACAACACAAAGCACGTCTGCGGCTTCATCTGGGGCGGCGCCGTGCTCACCAGCTTCTCCTCGCTGCTCTTCTACGTCTGCAACCACGTCTCCACCAAGATCATCGAGTGCTCCAAGATGCAAAACAAGGAAGCGGCTGACGCCATCATGATGTTCATCGGGTACGTGGTGCCGGCGGTGGCCGTGCTTTATGCGTTCGTGCTAATCCTCCGTATCAGGAAGGAGTCCACCCCTTTGGACCAGGACTCCGGGAGGCTCGATCCCTCGATCCACAGGTTGCTGCTCGCCTCCGTGTGCGTGCAGTTTGTGCTTTGGACTCCGTATTACATGACCTTGCTAGTGCACACGGTGGCTGGAGCTCCCGCGAGGCAACACAACACCACGTACTTATTTCTGAGATGTTTATCCGAGCTGCTCGCGTTTTTTAGTAGCTTTGCCATTCCCCTCATGTACAGGCAAATGAACAAGAACTTCTCCCATAAACTCCAGCGGCTACTAAAGAGGCTGCATTGCAGGGACCAGTCGTGTCCTCACGAACGCTCGGCAATACAGCAGGTGGTCACATGA